Proteins encoded by one window of Flagellimonas lutaonensis:
- the hisD gene encoding histidinol dehydrogenase codes for MKKYNNPHRAEWPELLKRPTASYEEIEGLALDIFGEVKNSGDTAVRKFGRQFDGIDLQDFGVSEAEIKVAETQVSDDLKQAVEVAKGNIEKFHREQKTQRVEVETMPGVLCWQEKRPIEKVGLYIPGGTAPLFSTILMLAVPAKIAGCKDIVLCTPPNKEGNVHPAILYTAQLCGIEKVFKVGGVQAVAAMALGTETIPKVYKIFGPGNQYVTVAKQVSMRFGTAIDMPAGPSELLVVADDTAKASFVASDLLSQAEHGPDSQVILVSRSKQFIDKVDGEIRLQMAQLPRKEIAKKAMANSRLIFMEDAQKALELVNEYGPEHLIICTANEAFFVENVSNAGSVFIGNYTPESAGDYASGTNHTLPTNGYAKQYSGVNLDSFMKSVTFQKISEAGIKQLGPSIEIMAEAEQLQAHKNAVTLRLKELDNGR; via the coding sequence ATGAAAAAATATAACAATCCACACAGAGCTGAATGGCCAGAACTGTTAAAGAGGCCTACCGCCTCGTACGAGGAGATTGAGGGGTTGGCCCTCGATATTTTTGGGGAGGTCAAAAATAGTGGCGATACCGCAGTCAGAAAGTTTGGCAGGCAGTTTGACGGCATCGATTTGCAAGATTTCGGGGTATCAGAAGCCGAAATAAAGGTTGCCGAGACCCAGGTTTCTGATGATTTGAAACAGGCCGTTGAAGTGGCCAAGGGCAATATCGAAAAATTTCACAGGGAACAAAAGACCCAAAGGGTCGAGGTTGAGACAATGCCCGGTGTTTTGTGCTGGCAAGAAAAACGTCCCATAGAAAAAGTGGGATTGTACATTCCAGGAGGTACGGCCCCCTTGTTCTCTACCATTTTGATGCTGGCCGTTCCCGCCAAAATAGCGGGCTGCAAAGACATTGTACTTTGTACGCCCCCCAATAAGGAAGGAAATGTCCACCCCGCCATTTTGTATACCGCTCAGCTTTGTGGTATTGAAAAGGTTTTCAAGGTAGGGGGCGTACAAGCGGTGGCGGCCATGGCATTGGGTACGGAAACCATTCCGAAAGTGTATAAGATTTTTGGTCCTGGCAACCAGTACGTCACGGTTGCCAAGCAGGTTTCAATGCGTTTCGGTACGGCCATTGATATGCCCGCAGGCCCTAGCGAACTATTGGTAGTGGCCGACGATACCGCCAAAGCCAGTTTTGTGGCCTCCGATTTGTTGAGTCAGGCAGAGCACGGCCCTGATAGCCAGGTAATCTTGGTTTCGCGTTCAAAACAGTTTATTGATAAGGTCGATGGGGAAATCAGATTGCAAATGGCACAACTGCCACGAAAGGAAATCGCAAAAAAGGCCATGGCAAACAGTAGGCTCATTTTTATGGAGGATGCGCAAAAGGCACTGGAATTGGTGAATGAATATGGACCCGAGCATTTGATTATTTGTACGGCCAACGAAGCTTTCTTTGTGGAAAATGTTTCCAATGCCGGTTCGGTCTTCATAGGAAACTATACGCCCGAAAGTGCGGGCGATTACGCCTCAGGCACCAACCACACCCTGCCCACCAATGGTTATGCCAAGCAGTACAGCGGGGTGAACCTTGACAGTTTTATGAAAAGCGTCACTTTTCAAAAAATCTCGGAAGCCGGTATAAAGCAATTGGGGCCATCCATAGAAATCATGGCCGAAGCAGAACAGTTGCAGGCGCACAAAAATGCGGTAACGTTACGGTTAAAAGAACTAGATAATGGCAGATAA
- the hisC gene encoding histidinol-phosphate transaminase: MADKGTDKFPLLGERVRVRGDFNVQNLVRENVKRLKPYSSARDEYLSDGSVMVFLDANENPFDNGVNRYPDPHQRSVKHILAELKGVRESQILIGNGSDEVLDLLFRAFCEPKKDNVITTPPTYGMYKVLADINEIKVEEVLLTDNFQPDVENILNAVDDETKLIFICSPNNPTANSFEVGRVAKILQKFNGLVVIDEAYIDFSENESWISHLREYPNLVVTQTLSKAYGMAGIRMGTCYASKETIDVLKKIKPPYNVNELTQQRAKEGLLNQEQVKKQVKEILDQRELVREALLEINFVRVVFPSDANFLLARVDDAEKRYNELLQKGIVTRNRSKQPLCENTLRFTIGTAEENKTLINTLKELDHG, translated from the coding sequence ATGGCAGATAAAGGTACAGATAAGTTCCCTCTCCTTGGGGAGAGGGTTAGGGTGAGGGGAGATTTCAACGTGCAAAACCTAGTCAGGGAAAACGTAAAACGTTTAAAACCATACTCCTCCGCAAGGGACGAGTATCTTTCTGATGGTTCAGTAATGGTATTCTTGGATGCCAATGAGAATCCGTTTGACAATGGAGTGAACCGCTACCCCGATCCGCACCAGCGTAGCGTAAAACATATTTTAGCAGAGCTAAAAGGGGTGCGGGAGTCCCAAATATTGATTGGGAACGGTAGCGACGAGGTGCTGGACTTGTTGTTCAGGGCCTTTTGTGAGCCGAAAAAAGACAATGTCATCACCACGCCTCCTACGTATGGCATGTACAAAGTGCTGGCCGACATCAATGAAATCAAGGTCGAAGAAGTATTGTTGACCGACAATTTTCAACCAGATGTTGAAAATATTTTAAATGCAGTGGATGATGAAACAAAACTGATTTTTATCTGCTCGCCGAATAATCCCACGGCCAACAGTTTTGAAGTAGGGAGGGTAGCAAAAATTCTACAGAAATTCAACGGTTTGGTCGTCATCGATGAGGCCTATATCGATTTTTCAGAGAATGAAAGTTGGATTTCCCATTTAAGAGAATATCCCAATCTCGTTGTTACACAAACGTTGTCAAAAGCCTATGGAATGGCAGGCATCCGAATGGGAACCTGTTATGCTTCCAAAGAAACAATCGATGTTCTAAAAAAAATCAAGCCACCGTACAATGTCAACGAACTGACACAGCAGCGGGCAAAAGAAGGGCTTTTGAACCAAGAGCAGGTCAAAAAACAGGTGAAGGAGATACTTGACCAACGAGAACTGGTGCGAGAGGCACTACTCGAAATCAATTTCGTGAGAGTGGTGTTTCCCTCCGATGCAAATTTTTTATTGGCTAGGGTCGATGATGCAGAAAAAAGATACAACGAACTATTGCAAAAAGGGATTGTGACCAGAAATCGAAGCAAGCAGCCCCTTTGTGAAAATACGTTACGGTTCACCATCGGTACTGCCGAAGAGAACAAAACATTGATAAATACTTTAAAAGAATTGGACCATGGCTAA
- the hisG gene encoding ATP phosphoribosyltransferase produces the protein MNIRIAIQKSGRLNEDSLRILKECGIAIDNGKDQLKATARNFPLEVFYLRNSDIPQYLVDGVVDIAIIGENLLVEKGGSIGVVEKLGFSKCRVSLAVPKSEKYASLEYFQGKKIATSYPNTVQQFFDQRGITADLHVINGSVEIAPNIGLADAICDIVSSGSTLFKNNLKEVEVLLASEAVLATSPKISAERSAILDKLVFRLKSVLQARQNRYVLMNVPNDKLKEVTAILPGMRSPTVLPLAEKGWSSVHTVINKDTFWEVIDELKSAGAEGILVCPIEKMVL, from the coding sequence ATGAATATCAGAATAGCGATACAAAAAAGCGGTAGGTTAAACGAAGACTCCCTGCGCATTTTAAAGGAATGTGGCATAGCTATCGATAATGGCAAAGACCAGTTGAAGGCCACGGCCAGAAACTTTCCTTTAGAAGTCTTTTATCTAAGAAACAGCGATATTCCGCAATATCTGGTTGATGGTGTGGTCGATATCGCCATTATCGGCGAAAACCTATTGGTTGAAAAGGGAGGGTCCATTGGTGTGGTCGAAAAACTGGGGTTCTCTAAATGTAGGGTCTCGTTGGCCGTTCCGAAATCTGAAAAATATGCTTCCCTTGAATATTTCCAGGGAAAAAAGATAGCGACCTCCTATCCGAACACGGTACAGCAATTTTTTGACCAAAGGGGCATCACAGCAGACCTCCACGTTATTAACGGTTCGGTAGAGATCGCACCTAATATTGGTCTTGCCGATGCCATTTGCGATATTGTTTCGAGCGGTAGCACTTTGTTCAAGAACAACCTGAAAGAGGTAGAGGTGTTGCTGGCCAGTGAGGCGGTTTTGGCGACCTCACCCAAGATTTCGGCCGAACGATCGGCCATACTCGACAAGCTCGTCTTTAGGTTAAAATCAGTACTGCAAGCCCGGCAGAACCGCTATGTGTTGATGAACGTGCCCAATGATAAGTTAAAGGAGGTAACCGCTATATTGCCCGGTATGCGTAGCCCCACGGTATTGCCTTTGGCCGAAAAGGGGTGGAGCTCGGTACATACGGTCATTAACAAAGATACCTTTTGGGAAGTCATTGACGAACTCAAATCAGCCGGTGCAGAAGGCATCTTGGTATGCCCGATCGAGAAAATGGTTTTATAG
- the hisB gene encoding bifunctional histidinol-phosphatase/imidazoleglycerol-phosphate dehydratase HisB has protein sequence MAKKVLFIDRDGTLIIEPADEQIDAFEKLEFYPKVFTYLGKIAKELDFELVMVTNQDGLGTDAFPEETFWPVQHFIIKSFENEEIVFNEICIDRTFPAEGADTRKPGTGLLKKYFSEDYDLKNSFVIGDRMTDVELAKNLGAKGIFIQNKTDLGLAELSVDEKELQEFIALETNDWQAIYEFLKRGKRTASVHRKTNETDVQIEIDLNGTGKSHIDTGLAFFDHMLDQLARHGQMDLKIKTLGDLEVDEHHTIEDTAIALGEAMAKALGNKLGIERYGFTLPMDDCLAQVAIDFGGRNWLEWEAEFKREKIGDMPTEMFFHFFKSFTDSAKANLNIKAEGTNEHHKIEAIFKAFAKAIKMAVKQDPEKMVLPSTKGKL, from the coding sequence ATGGCTAAGAAAGTACTGTTTATTGACAGGGATGGAACCCTGATCATAGAACCGGCCGATGAGCAGATAGATGCCTTTGAGAAATTGGAGTTCTATCCCAAAGTGTTCACGTACTTGGGAAAGATTGCCAAAGAACTCGATTTTGAATTGGTAATGGTCACCAACCAAGACGGATTGGGCACAGATGCTTTCCCAGAGGAGACCTTTTGGCCCGTACAGCATTTTATCATAAAATCCTTTGAAAATGAAGAGATTGTGTTCAATGAAATCTGTATCGACAGAACATTTCCCGCTGAAGGGGCTGACACTCGAAAACCGGGTACAGGCTTACTGAAGAAATATTTTTCCGAAGATTATGATCTTAAAAATTCTTTTGTGATAGGGGATCGAATGACCGATGTCGAGTTGGCCAAGAACTTGGGGGCAAAAGGAATCTTTATCCAAAACAAAACCGATTTGGGACTCGCCGAACTCAGCGTCGATGAAAAAGAGTTGCAAGAATTTATTGCCCTTGAAACCAACGATTGGCAAGCGATTTATGAGTTTTTGAAAAGAGGCAAGCGTACGGCCTCTGTCCATAGAAAAACCAACGAGACCGATGTACAAATAGAGATCGACCTTAACGGCACAGGCAAAAGCCATATCGATACGGGTCTTGCCTTTTTTGACCATATGCTTGACCAATTGGCCCGTCATGGTCAAATGGATTTAAAAATAAAAACACTGGGCGATTTGGAAGTTGACGAGCACCATACCATTGAAGACACGGCCATAGCGCTTGGTGAGGCCATGGCCAAGGCCCTTGGCAATAAATTGGGGATAGAGCGGTACGGCTTTACCTTGCCGATGGATGATTGCCTTGCCCAAGTGGCCATTGATTTTGGAGGCCGTAATTGGTTGGAGTGGGAAGCCGAGTTCAAAAGGGAAAAGATAGGCGATATGCCAACCGAAATGTTTTTTCACTTTTTCAAATCCTTTACCGACAGTGCCAAGGCCAATCTGAACATCAAGGCCGAGGGTACCAATGAGCACCACAAGATAGAAGCCATTTTTAAAGCATTCGCAAAAGCAATCAAAATGGCCGTGAAGCAAGACCCTGAAAAAATGGTGTTGCCAAGTACAAAGGG